TCTTCGGCAAAATGCTCGTCGAGGATGTCGTGGAAAAATTCGTCCGCGATCGAGTGATCCGACTTCCGTTTCAGGATGCTGTCGATCTGTTTCAGAATGGTGACATGTTCCAGCGCCGCCTGCCGGAACAGAACCTTGCGCTGCTGAATATCGGCATCGGCAAACCTGACTCCCTGCGGCGTGATCTGCACATCGCCTTCCGTCAGCTTCGCAAATCCCAGCAGGACGCAGGCCTCGACAATCGGCAGCAGATCCTCCACATCCATCACCAGTTCTTCCGCCAGGCGGAACAAGTCTTCGCGCCCTCCGCGATCGTGCAATAATTCGATCAGGCCGGCCATTCCGCCCACGCGCGCATGAGGAAGCTGTTGGTAGCGGGACGTTCGCACCGGCGCTTCCTGCTTCTTCGACGCATACTTCAAAGCCTCTTTCGTCAGCCCGCCGATAGGCAAAATGATTTCCGCCGTCGTTTCTGCGTCCGGCAATGCATGCTCGACCTCCGGTTCGGTCATCACTTTGTAGATGTAGTCCACCAACTCCACAAAGCGCCCCGACTTGCGGTCCCGCGGCTGATTTATCCGGATATTGAAATCGGAGCGAATGCGCGCCGGATTTCTCCCCAGCACCATCACCCGATCCGCCAGCATCACCGCCTCTTCAATATTGTGGGTGACAATAAAAATGGCCTTGGCCGGCATTTTCTTGCTCAACCAAAGCTCCATTAATTCACCACGCAGGTTTTCCGCCGTGAGAACATCCAGCGCCGAGAATGGCTCGTCCATGAAGAGAACTTCCGGCTCGACCACGAGCGCCCGCGCGAATCCCACGCGCTGCTTCATGCCTCCGGAAAGTTCCTTGGGGTACGCGGTCTCAAAACCGTCCAGACCCACGGTATCGAGAGTCCGCAAAGCGCGTTTGCGGCGCTCGACCGCCGCCACTCCCTTCGCTTCCAGCGGCGCCTCCACATTCTCGAGTACAGTGAGCCAGGGGAACAGAGCAAAACTCTGAAACACGATTGCGACGTTCGGCGTCTGCCCTTCCAGCGGCTTGCCGTGCCACAATAGCTTTCCTGATGTTGGCTCCGAAAGCCCCGTCAGCATGCGGAGCAGCGTCGACTTTCCGCAGCCCGACGGTCCCAGTAACGCAACAATCTTCCCTGCTTCTACGGCCAGGTTGGTCAGCCCGACGACTTGAATCCGAGTGCCGTCGGTCTGGGCATACGATTTCTCGATCCCCACTGCTTCGATGATGGGCTCCACGCCAGTTCCCCGGACGGCTTCGACAGTCGCTTCACTCATAAAATCGGTCGTTGGTCTTTAGTCGTTGGTCGTGGGTCGTCGGCCTTCGGTCGTTGGTCGTTGGTCGTCGGTCTTCGGTCTTCGGTCTTTAGCCGCAGGCGGTTAGCTTAAACCATTCGGCGTGGGGAAGCGATTAAGAACCGCGGCTAACGATTACAGAAGGAGCACAGATTAACTGATCGATGATCGACAAGTGACGATCGACGACTGACGACCGAAGGCCGACGACCAACGACCAATGACCAACGACCGACTCAGGCGGCAAACTCCTCATCCGTCACCGCAACCGGCGCCTTCGGCAGCCGGTCGCTCAGTTCCACCAACAGAGCCAGCTTCGCGGCGACCTCGCCCCTGAGCCACTCCGCATCGAACCGCCACCGCCAGTTCCCCTCATGCAGGCTGGGCGTATTCATCCGCGCCTCGCTCCCCAACCCCAACACATCTTGCAGGGGGATAATGCTCAAATTCGCGGGAGAACAGAGCGCCGCGCGAATAAACGCCCAATGAATTCCATCGTCGCCGCGCCCCATATAAATCTCCGCATTGCGCCGTTCCTGTTCGGCCGCTCCCGACTTCCACCAGCCCGTCACGGTGTCGTTGTCATGCGTGCCGGTATACATGACTTTGCCCTCGGCCCGATGCGGTAGATAAATATGCGCGCCTTCATCTCCGAAGCCGAATTGCAAGACGGCCATCCCGGGAATTTGCAGCCGATCCCGCAACGCGTGCACTTCCGGCGTGATGTACCCGAGATCCTCGGCGAAAAACGGCAGCCCGCCCAGCGTCTCACGCAGTTTCACAAACAAATCGTCGCGCGGCCCGTC
Above is a window of Candidatus Sulfotelmatobacter sp. DNA encoding:
- a CDS encoding nitrate/sulfonate/bicarbonate ABC transporter ATP-binding protein: MSEATVEAVRGTGVEPIIEAVGIEKSYAQTDGTRIQVVGLTNLAVEAGKIVALLGPSGCGKSTLLRMLTGLSEPTSGKLLWHGKPLEGQTPNVAIVFQSFALFPWLTVLENVEAPLEAKGVAAVERRKRALRTLDTVGLDGFETAYPKELSGGMKQRVGFARALVVEPEVLFMDEPFSALDVLTAENLRGELMELWLSKKMPAKAIFIVTHNIEEAVMLADRVMVLGRNPARIRSDFNIRINQPRDRKSGRFVELVDYIYKVMTEPEVEHALPDAETTAEIILPIGGLTKEALKYASKKQEAPVRTSRYQQLPHARVGGMAGLIELLHDRGGREDLFRLAEELVMDVEDLLPIVEACVLLGFAKLTEGDVQITPQGVRFADADIQQRKVLFRQAALEHVTILKQIDSILKRKSDHSIADEFFHDILDEHFAEDEVLRQFETAMNWGRYAEIFDYDREQGRLVQTEPQSAAEGATAAESSSPH